The SAR324 cluster bacterium genome includes the window TCCGCTGATCCACTTCCCATAATTCCACTTTGGCGGGAGATCCCTGAATTTCAAGGGAAAACGTGACGGTCATTTCCTGATTGACGGTCAGGAACGTTTCAGAGGCCTGAAGTTTACCCAGCACCAGCGAAGGCGCGGGTTCTCCGGATTGCCTGTCTGTGAGGGGAACTGAAATGCCTGTGTCGGACTGGTCCATGTCTTTTTTGGTGTAAACCAGCACATGGGTGACACCTTGGGGGATTTTTGTGTTGACGGGTAGTGTGTAGGATAAATCCTGCCCCGTTTTGGCAAGAGACCAGATTCCTCCCATTTTTTCGGTTGGACCGGAACCCCAATAGAGCACATAATGCGTGAGGTTGGTTTCATCAGCGGCTTTCTGAATGTTGATGGTTCCTGCTATTTCTCCCGTGTCAGGGTCCTGATCCACCAAAGACACACCACGAGCTGGAGGAATGGACATTTCAGGTGCCCCCCCTCCCATGCCGCACAGGAGGACCCATGCCATTCCCGTTATCATCATTTTAAGCCATTGTCTTCCACGCATACGTCCCCTTCATTAAAAATGAATCAACAAACCCATTGGTCTGAGGGATTCATAGCAAAAATATCGCAGGGGACGCAATGGAATAATCAAGAAAAACAGGTTATTGTTGGTATCGTAATAAAATGAGATGGTTGTATGGCATAATCAGCGCATTTTCAAAACGGAATCACTACTATTTCCACTTGAGTTAGACGCTGTCATAATAAAATTTACAGCAGGAAATAGTTTTTCCTGAATTTGAGCTAGACAAACCCTTCAACGTTTTCTAAGTCAAAGAGAGTAGATCAATACGTTTCACCCCTTCATGGGTCGTCATTTTCAACATTATTATCCTAGTTATCCTATGTTTGATTATCATCCCGTGATCAATGTTCTGGTTCAAAAATACAAGCTTCCGCAGGAATCCCTGAACGCTATCAAGGATCAGTTGAAAGAACACCGGATGCAGCCGATGGCCATCAAGGATCTTCTGCTCAAGTACAAACTCACGCAGGAAGCGGTGTTTCAAAAAGCCATTGCCGAGTTTTATGAACTGGAATACCGTGAACATTTTGAAGAAATCGAAATTTCCCGGGAATTCACTGACACCATTCCTATTCGTTACGCCAAAAAATTCATTTTTTTCCCATTGAGAAAAGATGGTTTTGACCTCGAAGTCGCAGTGGAAGATCCATCCAATTTTCATCCGCTCGATGACTTGGGGCGGCAGTTCAAATGCAGGATCATTCCCGTAGTCTCACACCATCAGGCCATCATGGACTTGATCAATCGGGCCTATGACCGAAACTCCGGAATGGCGGATCAGGTGGTGGACAGTCTGGGTAAGGAAGAATCGTTTGAAAGCATTCTCGGCATTGATGAACCTGAAGATCTGCTTGACGCAACCGATGAAGAGCCGATCAAACGACTGGTGAACAGCATCATGTGGCAGGCGGCCAAGGATGAAGCCAGTGACATCCATATCGGACCAACACCCAAGGATTCCACCGTAAGATTCCGGATTGACGGCGTATTACACCTTGTCACCAGTTTTCCACGCCCGGCGCATGTGACAGTGGTCAACCGGATCAAGGTCATGTCCCGACTGGATATTGCCCAGAAAGGCATGCCGCAGGACGGACGGACAATGGTGTTGATCGCGGGTCGCAAGGTCGATATCCGGGTATCAACCGTTCCGACAGTTTATGGGGAAAAAATCGTGTTGCGTCTGCTGTATCAGAGCGATGGTTTGAAACCGCTGAGTGAGTTGGGACTTTCCGAAAATATTTTGAAATATTACAATAAATTCATCCATAAAAACGCGGGAATTATTCTTGTGACCGGACCGACGGGAAGTGGAAAAACAACCACGCTCTACGCCTCACTGGCCCAGATTGACAGCAACGCGAAAAACGTCATCACGATTGAAGATCCGGTGGAATACAAAATGTCCGGCTACAGTCAGATTGAAATCAATCACAAACTGGGTCTGAGTTTCGCAATGGCTCTCCGTTCTGTCTTACGTCAGGATCCGGATGTAGTGATGGTCGGTGAGATGCGTGATGCTGAAACTGCCCAGATCGCGATTCAGGCAGCACTCACCGGACACCTCGTTTTCAGCACTCTGCACACCAACAGTGCTCCGGCCACCATCACCCGTCTCATTGACATGGGGATTGAGCCGTTTCTGGTGTCATCGACCGTACTTGCTGTTCTGGCACAGCGGCTGGTTCGGCGTATTTGTGAATATTGCAAGGAAACCTATGATCCCCACCCTGAACAATTGCGGGAAGTGGGAATTTCTGATGAGCAACTTGCGGCGGCAGGTGGAAAACTATATCATGGAACAGGGTGTAGTGAATGTCGCCATACCGGCTATCGGGGGCGAGTTGGAATTCATGAACTCTTGATGATGAATGACAAGGTCAAAACCGCGATTCTCGATACCAGCGATGCCAACGTGATCAAACGTGTGGGCATTGAACACGGGATGATATCGTTGAGAATGAACGGGTGTGACAAAATTCTGCTGGGGTTAACCACCGTGGAAGAAATCCTGGCGATTACCGCTGAAGATTAATCTCAATAAAGGAAACAATGCTGTTTCAACTGGAACCTCAAGTTTTGGTCATATTACTGTTTTGTCTGATGTTCGCGCTCACGCTGCATGAATTCGCCCATGCCGCGGTCGCCTATCTCTGCGGCGATCCAACCGCGAAAATGGCAGGCAGAATGACAGTGAATCCTCTGGCTCATCTTGATATTATGGGGAGTCTGATGTTGCTGATGGTTGGTCTGGGCTATGCCAAACCAGTCCCGGTGAATCCAAGAAATTTTCGATACAAACATGCCGACACTTATGTGGCCGCGGCCGGACCCGCCATGAATTTTCTGCTGACCCTGGTTGGCGGACTGTTATGGATTATTCTCGACCAGCTTGATCTCCTGCAAACCAGCGTATTTCCCGTCCATGTACTCCTGTTCTGGTTCATGTTCATCAATATGAATTTGTGTCTGTTCAATCTGATTCCACTGGGACCACTGGATGGAAGCTATGTTCTACCTTATTTTCTTTCACCGCAAACACGCAGAAAATATGAACTGTGGAACCTTCAATATGGCACCTACCTGATTTTGGGATTGTTTGTCTTTGGCATGGTGTTGCCTGGTTGGAGTCCTTTCCGTTGGATCAGTATATTGAGTCGTGGAATGATCGGTATGATCATTTCATGAGAGAACTGTTCTGTTATGCGATAAGTGCTCACTACAAAACGCTAATTTGAAAGAGGATTATGAAAGTTTATGATGAAGTAATTGATTTTATTGCAACCGGTACAACTCCGGGAAGCATCATAGCTTTTCAACCTTCACCGGAAGTGAAGGAACGGGTTTTTGAATTGATACAAAAAGAAAAAACGGCTGGAATTTCAGAAGATGAAAAAACTGAATTGGAGCATTATATGCACTTAGAACATTTAATGCGCTTAATTAAAGCCAAGGCTTATCAGCATGTATCTTATGAAAAATTACATTCCTGAAGATTTACGTCGCTTGGTAGCTTCTCGTTCCGGTTTTAGGTGTGAGTATTGTTTGATTGAAGAATCTGATACATTTTTGGGATGTGAGGTGGATCATATCATTAGCCTCAAACATGGTGGAATTACAGAGGCTGACAACCTGGCTTATGCTTGTACATTCTGCAATCGCAAGAAAGGAAGTGATATAGGTTCAATACTCTGGGAAACAGGTGCATTTATTCGATTTTTTAATCCTCGTAAAGATCGTTGGGAGGATCATTTTAGATGGGAAGGTTTTCGAATTATACCACAAAGTGAAATAGGCGAAGTGACTGAACAAATTATTGGATTCAATCATCTTGACCGAATTCTTGAAAGAAAATTTGGCACCTTTCAAAAAGCCATCAAAGTAGCTAACAGTTTGTGAGGTTAGACTTCGGGTGTTGTGTCACTTAGGCAAAATTCGACAGGCCCAGCTCAATGAGCGCAATAATGTCCAACGTTGTCAGTTTTTCAAACTGTTTAGGCCGCCTGATCCATGGGTTCTGTACTACTTTGCTCGAAAGCCGGTAACATTTCAGAGCTTTCTGGTAATTTAGAACCTGGTTTATGAAAAGAGATCACGTTATTGTGTTGAGTTTCCAACTCAGGGCCGGCTGTAGCTTGGATTAGCAGATCAGACCAGTGAGCGGCTAAGGTTTCTCCTGTCAAGAGTTCTATGGGCGCTTTGCCTTTGCGTTTACCGCTTTTGTAAAGACGGTGATTATGATAAAACATGATCAAGTTGAGAAATTCCTGGGTGATTTGTCCTTTAGCCTGATTGAGAAATGGTCTGAGGATCGAATTGACCATTTCTATCAAGGAAGAAGCACGTACCACGGAATCGAGCTTATCGAAAACCAGGGTTTTAGCGTTCTGAAAGTTTGGACCCAGGACGTCCTCAGCCAGTTCGAGCCAGAAATTTCGTTCGCTCTGATGATACTGCTTTTGCCGGG containing:
- the tadA gene encoding Flp pilus assembly complex ATPase component TadA, which gives rise to MFDYHPVINVLVQKYKLPQESLNAIKDQLKEHRMQPMAIKDLLLKYKLTQEAVFQKAIAEFYELEYREHFEEIEISREFTDTIPIRYAKKFIFFPLRKDGFDLEVAVEDPSNFHPLDDLGRQFKCRIIPVVSHHQAIMDLINRAYDRNSGMADQVVDSLGKEESFESILGIDEPEDLLDATDEEPIKRLVNSIMWQAAKDEASDIHIGPTPKDSTVRFRIDGVLHLVTSFPRPAHVTVVNRIKVMSRLDIAQKGMPQDGRTMVLIAGRKVDIRVSTVPTVYGEKIVLRLLYQSDGLKPLSELGLSENILKYYNKFIHKNAGIILVTGPTGSGKTTTLYASLAQIDSNAKNVITIEDPVEYKMSGYSQIEINHKLGLSFAMALRSVLRQDPDVVMVGEMRDAETAQIAIQAALTGHLVFSTLHTNSAPATITRLIDMGIEPFLVSSTVLAVLAQRLVRRICEYCKETYDPHPEQLREVGISDEQLAAAGGKLYHGTGCSECRHTGYRGRVGIHELLMMNDKVKTAILDTSDANVIKRVGIEHGMISLRMNGCDKILLGLTTVEEILAITAED
- a CDS encoding site-2 protease family protein produces the protein MAGRMTVNPLAHLDIMGSLMLLMVGLGYAKPVPVNPRNFRYKHADTYVAAAGPAMNFLLTLVGGLLWIILDQLDLLQTSVFPVHVLLFWFMFINMNLCLFNLIPLGPLDGSYVLPYFLSPQTRRKYELWNLQYGTYLILGLFVFGMVLPGWSPFRWISILSRGMIGMIIS
- a CDS encoding HNH endonuclease, whose amino-acid sequence is MYLMKNYIPEDLRRLVASRSGFRCEYCLIEESDTFLGCEVDHIISLKHGGITEADNLAYACTFCNRKKGSDIGSILWETGAFIRFFNPRKDRWEDHFRWEGFRIIPQSEIGEVTEQIIGFNHLDRILERKFGTFQKAIKVANSL